In Gordonia iterans, the following proteins share a genomic window:
- a CDS encoding alpha,alpha-trehalose-phosphate synthase (UDP-forming): MSAAEPGADVTRSGADFVVVANRLPVNKKVLADGTVTWTRAPGGLVTALAPIFDSTPGAWVGWTGSADSDDDPRVDGIEIHAVPLSADEVEDYYEGFSNSTLWPLYHDVLVKPVYRADWWDAYVAVNRRFAQAASDAAATGGTVWVQDYQLQLVPAMLRALRPDLKIGFFLHIPFPPYELFSQLPWRREILDGLLGADLIGFHLPGGAQNFLTLSRRILGVEASSDPVGVRTDFGTVDLGDRVVRVGAFPISIDSAGVAEQAASSRVQERAVELRKQLGDPKHLLLGVDRLDYTKGIDVRIESLERIFADGRLDPADTVLVQLASPSRENVESYARLRDAVERTVAHINGTYGTVDAPPVRYLLQPVPRDELLAYFVAADAALVTPLRDGMNLVTKEYLACRPDLGGALVLSEFTGAAMELDQAYLMNPYDSASTDDAVVAAVTDPPEERRRRMEILRDQVMHNDVDQWARSFLDALNEE; encoded by the coding sequence ATGTCGGCCGCTGAGCCGGGTGCCGACGTCACCCGTTCGGGCGCCGACTTCGTCGTCGTCGCCAACCGCCTTCCCGTCAACAAGAAGGTCCTCGCCGACGGCACCGTCACCTGGACTCGTGCGCCCGGCGGTCTGGTGACCGCGCTGGCACCGATCTTCGACAGCACCCCCGGCGCGTGGGTCGGCTGGACCGGCAGCGCCGACTCCGACGACGACCCGCGCGTCGACGGCATCGAGATCCATGCGGTCCCGCTCAGCGCGGACGAGGTCGAGGACTACTACGAGGGTTTCTCGAACTCCACGCTGTGGCCGCTGTATCACGACGTGCTGGTCAAACCCGTCTATCGCGCCGACTGGTGGGATGCCTACGTCGCGGTCAATCGCCGGTTCGCGCAGGCCGCTTCCGATGCCGCAGCGACCGGCGGAACGGTGTGGGTGCAGGACTACCAACTTCAGCTGGTGCCGGCGATGCTGCGCGCACTGCGCCCCGATCTGAAGATCGGCTTCTTTCTGCACATCCCGTTCCCGCCGTACGAGCTGTTCAGCCAGCTCCCGTGGCGGCGAGAAATCCTCGACGGGCTGCTCGGCGCCGACCTGATCGGTTTCCATCTGCCCGGCGGCGCCCAGAACTTCCTGACGCTGAGCCGCCGGATCCTCGGTGTCGAGGCGTCGTCCGACCCGGTCGGCGTCCGCACCGATTTCGGGACCGTGGATCTCGGCGACCGCGTCGTCCGGGTCGGCGCGTTCCCGATCTCCATCGACTCGGCGGGGGTGGCCGAACAGGCCGCATCGTCGCGGGTCCAGGAGCGTGCGGTGGAACTGCGCAAGCAGCTCGGCGATCCGAAGCACCTGCTCCTGGGCGTCGACCGTCTCGACTACACCAAGGGCATCGACGTCCGGATCGAGTCGCTGGAGCGCATCTTCGCCGACGGCCGCCTTGACCCGGCGGACACGGTGCTGGTCCAGCTGGCCAGTCCGAGCCGGGAGAACGTGGAAAGCTACGCCCGGCTGCGCGACGCGGTCGAGCGGACCGTCGCCCACATCAACGGCACCTACGGAACGGTCGACGCTCCCCCGGTCCGCTATCTGCTGCAGCCGGTTCCGCGCGACGAACTCCTCGCCTACTTCGTGGCCGCCGACGCCGCCCTGGTGACTCCGCTTCGCGACGGCATGAACCTCGTGACCAAGGAGTACCTGGCCTGCCGCCCGGACCTGGGCGGCGCGCTGGTGCTCAGCGAATTCACCGGTGCCGCAATGGAATTAGACCAGGCGTACTTGATGAATCCGTACGACTCGGCGTCCACCGACGACGCCGTGGTCGCGGCCGTCACCGATCCGCCCGAGGAACGACGACGCCGCATGGAGATCCTGCGCGACCAGGTGATGCACAACGACGTCGACCAGTGGGCGCGCAGCTTTCTGGACGCCCTGAACGAAGAGTGA
- a CDS encoding MerR family transcriptional regulator, with the protein MTATHDPEDRWTVGRLAELTGVTVRTLHHYDAIGLLRPSDRSGVGYRLYGPADLERLQQIVLYRRLELPLEEIAQLLDSGGSPEEHLRRQRDAVIARRDELDELVGAIDRALERTMSQRPATDAEMREIFGDGFSDEYQAEAQQRWGDTDAWKQSARRTASYTKADWAAIKAETDAINDDFVAAKRAGLPADGDVARDVAERARLQIHERFYDCSPEFHRCLGEMYVSDPRFTATYDDLEPGLAQYVRDAIVANTDRASAPGAQIWRESGGGHADHHHRS; encoded by the coding sequence ATGACGGCAACGCACGATCCCGAGGACCGGTGGACGGTCGGCCGGCTCGCCGAGCTGACCGGCGTCACGGTGCGCACCCTGCACCACTACGACGCCATCGGGCTGCTGCGTCCGAGTGACCGGTCCGGGGTCGGCTACCGCCTGTACGGGCCGGCCGACCTGGAGCGGTTGCAGCAGATCGTCCTCTACCGGCGGCTGGAACTGCCTCTGGAGGAGATCGCGCAGTTGCTCGATTCCGGCGGTTCGCCGGAGGAACACCTGCGTCGCCAGCGCGATGCCGTCATCGCCCGGCGCGACGAGCTCGACGAGCTCGTGGGCGCCATCGACCGAGCATTGGAGAGAACCATGAGTCAGCGACCCGCCACCGACGCCGAGATGCGCGAGATCTTCGGCGACGGCTTCAGCGACGAGTACCAGGCCGAGGCCCAGCAGCGCTGGGGCGACACCGATGCCTGGAAGCAGTCGGCCCGTCGCACCGCGTCGTACACCAAGGCCGACTGGGCGGCGATCAAAGCCGAGACCGACGCGATCAACGACGATTTCGTGGCCGCCAAGCGGGCCGGCCTGCCCGCCGACGGCGACGTCGCGCGAGACGTCGCCGAGCGCGCCCGGCTCCAGATCCACGAGCGCTTCTACGACTGTTCGCCCGAGTTCCACCGGTGCCTCGGCGAGATGTATGTGAGCGATCCGCGCTTCACCGCCACGTACGACGATCTCGAGCCCGGTCTGGCGCAGTACGTCCGGGACGCGATCGTCGCGAACACCGACCGCGCCTCGGCACCTGGAGCACAGATCTGGCGCGAGTCCGGGGGCGGACATGCGGACCACCATCACCGCAGCTAG
- the otsB gene encoding trehalose-phosphatase: MSASGISTELRAALADFCTLDRVVVASDYDGCVAPIQPRPDMAVPNPASLTALEACGACDRTLAAMVSGRARADLAAISGAGEGLTLIGSHGAEFESGFDEPLTRDQQALLERIIADFRGIAAQFPGTSVETKPASTTLHVRNATPDDAAAAMVLAETGPAGWHGVHVTKGKAVIELAVIETSKGLALDRLRRAFNADAVLYLGDDVTDEKAFAHLQRRDGVGGHAGKDVGIKVGDGDTLAEFRIPGTDQVASVLEFVAARRR; this comes from the coding sequence ATGAGCGCATCCGGAATCAGCACCGAGCTGCGGGCCGCGCTCGCCGACTTCTGCACGCTGGACCGCGTGGTCGTGGCCTCCGACTACGACGGCTGTGTGGCGCCGATCCAGCCCCGGCCGGACATGGCCGTGCCGAACCCGGCGTCCCTGACGGCGCTGGAGGCATGCGGCGCCTGTGACCGCACCCTGGCGGCGATGGTCTCCGGCCGCGCCCGCGCCGATCTCGCCGCGATCTCCGGCGCCGGCGAGGGCCTGACCCTGATCGGCAGCCACGGCGCTGAGTTCGAGAGCGGTTTCGACGAGCCGCTGACCCGCGACCAGCAGGCGCTGCTGGAACGGATCATCGCCGACTTCCGCGGGATCGCCGCGCAGTTCCCGGGCACCAGCGTCGAGACCAAGCCCGCCAGCACCACCCTGCACGTGCGCAACGCCACCCCCGACGATGCCGCGGCCGCCATGGTGCTGGCCGAGACCGGACCGGCCGGCTGGCACGGAGTACACGTCACCAAGGGCAAGGCCGTCATCGAACTCGCCGTGATCGAGACCAGCAAGGGGCTGGCTCTCGACCGGCTCCGCCGCGCGTTCAACGCCGACGCGGTGCTCTACCTCGGCGACGACGTGACCGACGAGAAGGCCTTCGCGCACTTGCAGCGCCGCGACGGCGTCGGCGGGCACGCGGGCAAGGACGTAGGCATCAAGGTGGGCGACGGCGATACACTCGCCGAGTTCCGGATCCCGGGCACCGACCAGGTGGCATCGGTGCTGGAGTTCGTCGCCGCGCGTCGTCGCTGA
- a CDS encoding threonine/serine exporter family protein — MREYIRRGLNKILGPARATIDTIEPGSIVVAPRKPIDLHDEAGITEVLDLAARIGAVLLDAGTGAIDTRDQVQFVAGIYGLEDVDIDVTFNTVLICARRGSTLPPITASRTVNYRSLDFTRLAEIDRLVRRIRRLAITPTSAHRIVDVIVEAPHPYPRWISTLAWGLMAYGVAIFLAADWLVGLTAFASSVAIVVVNRRLNRIGTPIFFQQIAGGFIAVIPAAVLFRVLQNTGIAVYPSQIIAAGIIVLLSGLTLVGAVQDAITGAPITAMARFTEVVVMTGGILIGVALAVRGVGLFGIYLPELTTIPPFGASDLPARILGGAIASGGFLAASYAERRALPAAIGAGALGAAVQGVMVVYTTTPLVTYAVAAVTVGLIGGVAARRALTPPLVIAIAGITPMLPGMAIYRGMYGLMNDDPTRGGAEMATAFGIGCALAAGVTLGEFIARRLRRPKIPPALPQALRSVRDIRRR; from the coding sequence GTGCGTGAGTATATCCGCCGTGGCCTGAACAAGATTCTCGGTCCCGCCCGAGCGACCATCGACACCATCGAACCGGGGTCGATCGTGGTGGCGCCCCGCAAGCCGATCGACCTGCACGACGAAGCCGGGATCACCGAAGTGCTCGACCTCGCCGCCCGGATCGGCGCGGTCCTGCTCGACGCCGGGACCGGTGCGATCGACACCCGTGATCAGGTGCAGTTCGTCGCCGGGATCTACGGGCTGGAGGACGTCGACATCGACGTCACCTTCAACACCGTCCTCATCTGCGCGCGCCGGGGCAGCACCCTGCCGCCGATCACCGCCTCCCGGACGGTCAACTACCGCTCGCTCGACTTCACCCGCCTGGCCGAGATCGACCGCCTGGTACGGAGGATCCGGCGGCTGGCGATCACCCCGACCTCCGCGCACCGCATCGTCGACGTCATCGTGGAGGCGCCGCACCCCTACCCGCGCTGGATCTCCACGCTCGCTTGGGGACTCATGGCCTACGGAGTGGCGATCTTCCTCGCGGCGGACTGGCTGGTCGGCCTCACCGCATTCGCCAGCTCGGTGGCGATCGTCGTCGTGAACCGTCGTCTGAACCGGATCGGCACACCGATCTTCTTTCAGCAGATCGCCGGCGGCTTCATCGCGGTGATCCCGGCCGCGGTGCTGTTCCGGGTGCTGCAGAACACCGGCATCGCGGTGTATCCGTCGCAGATCATCGCCGCCGGGATCATCGTGCTGCTCTCCGGCCTGACCCTGGTCGGTGCCGTGCAGGACGCGATCACCGGGGCGCCGATCACCGCGATGGCCCGGTTCACCGAGGTCGTGGTGATGACCGGCGGGATCCTGATCGGCGTCGCCCTGGCGGTGCGCGGCGTCGGCCTCTTCGGCATCTATCTGCCGGAGCTGACCACCATTCCGCCGTTCGGCGCGTCCGATCTGCCCGCGCGCATCCTCGGCGGCGCCATCGCGTCGGGAGGGTTCCTCGCCGCGAGCTACGCCGAACGGCGAGCTCTCCCCGCCGCGATCGGGGCCGGGGCACTCGGCGCAGCGGTGCAGGGCGTGATGGTGGTGTACACGACCACCCCGCTGGTGACATATGCCGTGGCCGCGGTGACCGTCGGCTTGATCGGCGGCGTCGCGGCCCGCCGGGCGCTGACGCCGCCACTGGTGATCGCCATCGCCGGGATCACTCCCATGCTTCCCGGCATGGCGATCTATCGCGGCATGTACGGCCTGATGAACGACGATCCCACGCGCGGCGGCGCCGAGATGGCCACCGCCTTCGGCATCGGCTGCGCACTGGCTGCCGGGGTCACTCTGGGCGAGTTCATCGCGCGCCGGCTGCGCCGGCCGAAGATCCCGCCTGCGCTCCCGCAAGCCCTGCGCAGCGTCCGCGACATCCGGCGGCGCTGA
- a CDS encoding ROK family transcriptional regulator, translating to MTGVVAAKLRVGAAPASLVLNAIRVGGPSMRDEITDRAGLSAATVNRQITALCSAGLVDERPELVDSRGVGRPKIPLTLDRDRFCVAGIHIGARRTALVIADLGGRTLYSHAVRTQEVCGDGGAAAVDRLCTQLAELAARFSGRRVLWAGAALGGAVDAETGVVDHPILHWRGQQLGRRLHEALGVPVSVAEHVQAMAAAELLLGGDVVPHEIGGAACGPNPRGAALFFYARETVGMAMIISGEVHQPLRGAGSIAGLPVEPGPLDASAIAPLQSVIGTAALKAAAARLGTSDDAGVLADARARVLGEAVATMRDVINPDSVIVAGDAFSAHPRGLAPIQAAFDAASRTPWPLEITPTRFGVHVPEAAPVAVALAAVYADPLAVVGSLATR from the coding sequence ATGACGGGAGTGGTCGCGGCGAAGCTGCGCGTGGGCGCGGCCCCGGCGAGCCTCGTCCTCAACGCGATCCGCGTCGGCGGGCCGTCCATGCGCGACGAGATCACCGACCGCGCCGGACTCTCCGCGGCCACCGTCAACCGCCAGATCACTGCGCTGTGTTCCGCCGGACTGGTCGACGAACGGCCCGAACTGGTCGACTCCCGCGGCGTCGGCCGACCGAAGATCCCGCTCACTCTGGACCGCGACCGCTTCTGTGTCGCGGGGATCCACATCGGCGCACGACGAACCGCCCTGGTGATCGCCGATCTCGGCGGGCGCACCCTGTACAGCCACGCGGTCCGGACCCAGGAGGTGTGCGGAGACGGGGGTGCCGCCGCCGTCGACCGCTTGTGTACCCAGCTGGCCGAGCTCGCCGCCCGCTTCTCCGGTCGGCGCGTCCTCTGGGCCGGTGCCGCCCTGGGCGGGGCGGTCGACGCCGAGACCGGCGTCGTCGACCATCCGATCCTGCACTGGCGGGGCCAGCAGCTCGGCCGGCGACTGCACGAGGCGCTCGGCGTTCCGGTGTCGGTGGCCGAACACGTCCAGGCGATGGCGGCCGCCGAACTGCTCCTCGGCGGCGACGTGGTCCCGCACGAGATCGGGGGCGCGGCGTGCGGGCCGAATCCCCGGGGAGCGGCACTGTTCTTCTACGCGCGCGAGACGGTCGGCATGGCGATGATCATCTCCGGTGAGGTGCACCAGCCGCTCCGGGGCGCCGGCTCCATCGCCGGCCTTCCGGTGGAGCCCGGCCCGCTCGACGCATCCGCGATCGCGCCGCTGCAATCGGTGATCGGCACCGCCGCCCTCAAAGCCGCTGCGGCCCGTCTCGGCACGTCCGACGACGCCGGCGTGCTGGCCGACGCCCGCGCACGCGTTCTCGGCGAAGCGGTGGCCACGATGCGTGACGTCATCAACCCGGACTCGGTGATCGTGGCCGGTGACGCCTTCTCGGCGCACCCGCGCGGCCTCGCCCCGATTCAGGCGGCGTTCGACGCGGCGAGCAGGACGCCGTGGCCGCTGGAGATCACGCCGACCCGCTTCGGGGTCCACGTCCCGGAGGCGGCACCCGTCGCCGTCGCACTCGCCGCGGTGTACGCGGATCCGCTCGCCGTCGTGGGGTCGCTCGCGACCCGCTGA